The DNA sequence CGCGGCCGGCCCCGGCGGGGGCGGGAACCGTTGTCACGGCCGCGGATCGTCGACGCGGCGATGGCGCTCGCCGAGGCCGAAGGTGTCGAACGGCTGACCATGCGCGGCGTCGCCAAGCGCCTCGGCGTCGATGCGATGAGCCTCTACAACCACGTCGCGAACCGGGACGCGCTGCTCGACGCGATCACCGAGGCGGTGCTGGCGGGCCTGCGCCTGCCGGCCCCGAGCGGCGACCTCGACGCCGACGTCCGGGCGGTCGCCCACGCCTTCCGGCGCACCGCGCTGCGGCACCCGCGCTGCGCGCCGCTCGTGCTGACCCGCCAGCTCGACGCGCCCGCCGCGCTCGGGCCGACCGAGGCGGTGCTGGCCGTCCTCGACCGGGCCGGGTTCCAGCCGGACCGTGCCGTGCGCGCGCTGCGGACGTCGCTGGCCTTCCTGGTCGGCTCGCTGCTGCGGGAGGTGTCCGCGGGACCGGCGTTCAGCGGCGCCGACGTCGAAGGCGCCGGGCGGCGCGAAACCGAGCTGACGGCGTCCGGGTTGCCGCACGTCGTGGCGGCGGCGCCGCACCTGGCGGTCTGCGACCACGACGCCGAATTCGAGTTCGGCGTCGACGCTCTGGTCGCCGCGCTGGCGGCCGTCCGCGGCTGAGCATCACCGTGCGTGCCGGGGCGTGCCCCGGCCGGGACGAACGGTGCGGCACCCCGGTGAAAACGCGGCGGAATGGCGATTCCACACCTTGGGGTGAAACGGATTCACGGACCGGTCGGCCGGGCGCAAACTGCTCGGGGAACAATCCCGACGGAAAGGTCATAACTCGATGGGTGCCACCGCGGTCGACCGGATCAAGCTCGTTTTCACCCTCTTCGACGTCGACCGGAACGGCTATCTCGAAGAACAGGACTTCTCGACGATGGCCGACCGCGTGCTGCAGGCGGCCCAAGGCTCCGGCGCCGCGGCGAAGCAGGCGATGGAAGCGGCCTTCCACCGGTACTGGACGACCCTGGAGCGGGAACTCGACGCGAACCACGACGGCAGGGTGAGCTTCGAGGAGTACGCGGCCTGCGTGCTGTCGCCGGAACGGTTCGACGCCACCGTGACGGACTTCGCGCAATCCCTGGCCGCACTGGGGGATCCGGACGGTGACGGGATGATCGAACGCCCGCTGTTCGTCGCCCTGATGACGGCGATCGGCTTCGACCGCGACAACATCGACGCCCTCTTCGACGCCTTCGGGCCGTCGGCCGGCGATCGCGTCCGGGTGCCGGTCTGGACCGAGGCGATCAAGGACTACTACAGCCCGGACAAGGTCGGCATCACCGGTGACCACCTGGTCGCGAACGTGGCCGGCTGAATGGGCGCGCACCGCGCGCGGCCGGTCGTCGGGCTGGCGGTCGGCCGGGGCACGGGTCCGGAACTGGCGGACGTCTTCGAAACCGTGCTCACCCGAATCGGCCTGCGCCACTCGACCGAAATCGAAATCGTGCGCTCTCCCCGGCTGTACCATTCCTATTTCACCCTGAAGGACGAGCGCGAAACCGAGCGGATCCGCCGGCTCACCGAGGAGGATGCCGGCCACTACGGACAGTTCTGCCGGGAACAGGCGCGGGCGGGGGTTTCGGCGATCTTCCGCACGGCGATCAACGCCCAGTCGCTCTACCTGGTCCGGGAGCGGCTGCAGGCGGTCAAGGTCGACCCGATCACGCCGGCCCTGCTGCTGGTCCGGGACCAGGCCCAGGGCTTCTACACCGGCGAAAACGCGCACACGCCGGGCACGGTGACCCGCACGACGGTGTTCAGCAAGGAGATCACCGAGAAGGTGATCGTCTTCGCGCTGCGCCGGGCCTGGGCGCAGTGGCCCGACGACGGACCCGCCCGGATCGTCCTGGCGTACAAGTTCCACCTCCTGGACGGCGCGCTCGGCGAATGGGTCGACGAGATCGCCGCGCGGCTCGGCGTGACGGTCGAGCTCTGCCAGCCGGACACGGTGAACCGCAACCTGATCGAGCACGGCCTCACCCCGCGCACGCTGGTCGTCGCCGGCAACGAATGGGCCGACATCATGCACGTCGTGCTGCTCGACGCGTTCGGCGGCGAACGGCAGGAACGCCGCTACACCGAGAACGTCCTCCTGCACCCGGAGGTCGACGGCCTGGTCGAGTACCAGACCGTGCACGGCTCGGCCGACGACCTCGCCGGGACCGGCCGGGTCAACCCGACGGCCACGATCCGGGCCGCCGCGGCCGTCGCCGAACGGCACGCCGGCTGCCCGGGCGCCATCGCGGCGACCGAAGAGGCGCTGGCCACGGTCCTCGCCCGCGGCGTCGGCACGCCGGACGTCGGCGGCCGGCACTCGACCACGGAGGTCGTGGCCGAGGTGCTGGCCGCGCTGGACCCCGCCGCCGACCGGGTGCCGGTGGCGGGCGCGTGAAGACCGCCTTGGTCGTGGTGGACCTGCAGAACGACTTCTGCGCCGGGCCCGTGGTCGCGGCCCGGTACCGCGGCGAACCGGGGGCGCTGGAGCGGGTCACCACGAACGCCGCGCGCGCCGTCGACCTCGCGCGGCGCGCCGGCACCGAGGTCGCTTTCGTGCGCTTCCTCGGCGACGTCGAGCACCAGCGGCCGAGCTGGCGGCGGCGCGACCGGGTGCTGGGCAAACAGCCGAAGTGCCTGGCCGGCTCGTGGGGTGCGGAGTTCCACAAGGTCGCGCCCGCGCCCGGAGAGCGCGTCTTCACCAAGCACGCCTGCTTCGACGCCTTCCTGTCCCACGGCTTCGGGCAGTACCTGCGCCGGCGCCGGATCGGGCACCTCGTCC is a window from the Amycolatopsis sp. NBC_00355 genome containing:
- a CDS encoding cysteine hydrolase, encoding MKTALVVVDLQNDFCAGPVVAARYRGEPGALERVTTNAARAVDLARRAGTEVAFVRFLGDVEHQRPSWRRRDRVLGKQPKCLAGSWGAEFHKVAPAPGERVFTKHACFDAFLSHGFGQYLRRRRIGHLVLAGVYADVCVDSTARTAFQKGFHLTVLTDCTTALHRSDEETLRFMELVYGARTTTHDRPASWTRFAEEDEWSPPEAPKTSRASEAASAGPR
- a CDS encoding EF-hand domain-containing protein, yielding MGATAVDRIKLVFTLFDVDRNGYLEEQDFSTMADRVLQAAQGSGAAAKQAMEAAFHRYWTTLERELDANHDGRVSFEEYAACVLSPERFDATVTDFAQSLAALGDPDGDGMIERPLFVALMTAIGFDRDNIDALFDAFGPSAGDRVRVPVWTEAIKDYYSPDKVGITGDHLVANVAG
- a CDS encoding TetR/AcrR family transcriptional regulator C-terminal domain-containing protein; translation: MDTETEPPRRGRPRRGREPLSRPRIVDAAMALAEAEGVERLTMRGVAKRLGVDAMSLYNHVANRDALLDAITEAVLAGLRLPAPSGDLDADVRAVAHAFRRTALRHPRCAPLVLTRQLDAPAALGPTEAVLAVLDRAGFQPDRAVRALRTSLAFLVGSLLREVSAGPAFSGADVEGAGRRETELTASGLPHVVAAAPHLAVCDHDAEFEFGVDALVAALAAVRG
- a CDS encoding isocitrate/isopropylmalate family dehydrogenase; the encoded protein is MGAHRARPVVGLAVGRGTGPELADVFETVLTRIGLRHSTEIEIVRSPRLYHSYFTLKDERETERIRRLTEEDAGHYGQFCREQARAGVSAIFRTAINAQSLYLVRERLQAVKVDPITPALLLVRDQAQGFYTGENAHTPGTVTRTTVFSKEITEKVIVFALRRAWAQWPDDGPARIVLAYKFHLLDGALGEWVDEIAARLGVTVELCQPDTVNRNLIEHGLTPRTLVVAGNEWADIMHVVLLDAFGGERQERRYTENVLLHPEVDGLVEYQTVHGSADDLAGTGRVNPTATIRAAAAVAERHAGCPGAIAATEEALATVLARGVGTPDVGGRHSTTEVVAEVLAALDPAADRVPVAGA